GAGATAACATGGATCGTTATAGACCAAGGTATCATTTTACGGCACCTCGCAACTGGATGAATGACCCGAATGGGCCGTTTCAGTTAAACGGCGAATACCATTTGTTTTATCAGCATAACCCGTCAAAACCCGAGTGGGGCGACATTCATTGGGGGCATGCTGCAAGCCGGGATCTAGTGAATTGGACGCATCTGCCTGCTGGAATGGCTCCATCGTATGAGCTTGGCGAGTCCCACTGCTTCTCCGGCTGTTCCGTAGTAAATGACGGCGAAGTGACATTGTTCTATACAAGCATTGGCGAAGGGGAGCGGAATGCGACTACAGGTGCACAGCAATGGATGGCCCGCGGGACGGATTTGCGTACTTGGCATAAACCGGACATTAACCCGGTCCTAACCCTGGATCTTCATGGAGACCTTGAGATTCGGGACTGGCGGGATCCTTATGTCTGGAAGACGGAAGACGGCTGGCGAATGATTCTTGGCGGTATCCATGAGGAAAAAGGCTGCGCTTTTATATACCGCTCCGAGGATTTGGAGAAGTGGAGCTTCCAAGGTATTTTTTATAAAGGCGAAGAATGGATCTGGGAGTGCCCCCATTTGTTCCGTTTCGGCGATAAAGCGGTATTGTTCTACTCTCCAAGCGGTCCGGTTCGTTATCTTTCCGGTACCATCAGCGGAGATAAACTTATCGATGTGCAAAAGCATGGCACCGTCGACCATGGCGGCTGGGAAGGTTATTATGCTTCTACCGGATTTGTGGATGAGAACGGCCGCCGCATTGTGCATGGCTGGATTCCGGAAGGCAGCAGAGGCGAAGAATTTCCCGAGAACCTGGATTGGGCCGGGGCATTGGCGCTGCCGCGTGTCGTAGATCTGAAGGCAAACGGCGCGCTTTCCATGACCCCCGTACCCGAGGTGGAGACGCTGAGAGGCGAGAATTACAGCTTTAAAGATCTAGCAGTAGGACAAACGCCAGTTCTAACGGGTGTACAATCGACCTCCTTTGAATGCCTGCTCGAAATCGACAGAAAGTCGATCGAAGCTGCCGCTCTTACCGTTTCCGTATTCGCTTCCGCCTGCGGCAAGGAGCATACGGACGTACGCTTGGATCTAGCCTCCAATACGATTGCCATCGACCGGTCGAATTCAAGCTTGCTTCCAAAGGTACATAAAACACCGATTCAAGGCGAATTGCCGGCTGCTGACGGGACGGATCCTATCAAGCTGCGTATATTCGCGGATCAATCCATTGTGGAAGTTTTTGTGGATGATGAGACTTGCCTTACAACCAGAGTTTACCCGACTTTGGAAGACAATAGCGGCATCCAGCTCCGAGCAGACAGCGGTGAAGCCGTGGTTTGCAGTCTTCAGATTTGGGAGATGAAGGCTGCCGAAATCAAATAAGTGAATGTCAAAGCTAGAGCGCCCTCGCTGGTGCTCTTTTTTTATTTTCAGCATAAAGCTCTTCATGATATTCTCTAATTATTATTGATCATGCATAGAGGTAGGTTGAATGAAATGAAGATTGGCTGTTTACATGCTCATTATTCCAATATCGAATATATTGAAGCTTCGATTGGTTCGAAAGCGGAATTGATTCACTTTGTGGATCCCGGACTAATGATGGGTATGGAAGAAGGTTTTAACCATGTTAAAGTTAAGGAAAAAGCCGTTGATCAGATCAATTGGATCGCTCAATCAGGAGTAGATGCTATTCTCATTACTTGCACGAGCTACATTGCTCTACTTGAAGAAGTTGAGACTAATTTACCGATCATAAAACTAGACGAGCCCTTTTTTAATGAAATATGTAAAATAACGCAGTCGCAAATTCTTCTGTTTACAAATCCTGCAACAGTTGAAGGTACGATGAAACGGCTGACGAAGTTCGCTTCATCGCATGGTTACCAGCTTCCTGACATTGAAGTGAAAGTGATTGAGAACGCGTTCCAGCTTATTATGCAGGGACAAAAGACAGAGTACGCAGACGAAGTGTACAAATTTATCGAGAAAATGCTCCATTCGGAACAGGATAAGATACTAGCCGTTGCTCAGCTTTCGATGGTCAAAGCAGCTGAGAGGGTGGCACGGGAATTTAATATATCCATCACCAATCCATTAGCGCCGTTGGCAGCCTATGTTTCAAGCAAGGACAGGAGCAACTAAATAAAAAAGCTGGGCGAAATGAATCGCCCAGCTTTTCTGCTTATATTATCAAAATTGAGGTTTATGGAGTGAAGAAGGGAATGTATCTCGTGGAGGAGCGAAGCGTTCGCCTTTGCCTACACATTGCCAACACTGAATATTGTTCAAGCAATGTGCGGGCAACAGCGGCCGGAAGGAGATACATCTCTGCCTCACTCATCCCTTAACCAAAGCAGTTCCCTTATTTACTCCAGGAAGCCTCGATTTCCTCGAGCGACTTACCTTTCGTCTCCGGTACAACGCGCATCGTAAACAGGAACGTAATCAGCGACATCGCGCCAAAGATCCAGAACGTTACGGATGGTCCTGCCGATTCCAGCATTGGCGGGAACGATTGGGATACAACGTAGTCGGCAATCCATAGCGCCATCGACGCGATTGCGGTAGCCCGGCCGCGGACGCGGTTCGGGAAGATCTCGCTCAGGACGACCCATACGACAGGTCCAAGCGATACGGCGAATGCCGCTACATAGATCAGGATAAAGATCAGGACAAGCGAGCCGGTCGTATGGCCGGTATGGAATGCAATCCCGATAACCGCCAGACAGATCGTCATTACGGATGAACCAACAAGCAGCAATACCTTGCGGCCGACTTTATCGATCAGCCAGATAGCCAGAATCGTAAACAGGAAGTTAACGAGGCCAATCAGAATCGTTTGCAGCAGGGACGAATCCGTGCCGGAGCCCATCGATTTGAAAATTTCCGGCGCGTAATACATGACCGCATTAATACCGGTCACTTGCTGAAGAACCGCAAGCACGACACCAACGATCAACGCAAGGCGGATGCCCGGGCGGAAAATCTCTTTGAGCGAGCTGCCTTTTTCCTCAGCGAAAGAGGCTTTAATATCGAGAACTTCCTGCTTCGCCTCTTCTTCACCGTGGATGCGAAGAAGGATATGGAGAGCTTGCTCCGAACGACCTTGCTTGATCAGCCATCTTGGGCTTTCCGGAACAAGGAAGAGCAGAACGAAGAAAATAACGCCCGGCACAACGCCTATGCCAAACATCCAGCGCCATGCGTTTGCAATATCCCAAGCATCATCGCCATAACCGGCAATACCCGAGTTGACGAAGTAAACAAGGAAGATACCCGTAACCGTTGCGAATTGGTTCAAAGCAACGAGACGGCCGCGGTATTTAGCCGGGGCAATCTCCGCGTTATACAGCGGGCAAAGCGTGGACGTAATCCCGATCCCAAGACCGCCGATCATGCGGGCGACGATGTACATCGAGAACGTATCCGGAATCGCGGAGCCAATCGAACCGATAATGAATAGGGCTGCCGCCGCGATAAGTACTTTTTTACGACCGAAACGGTCGCTTAGCACGCCAGAGAATCCCGCGCCAACAATACATCCGATAATAAGCGAGGATACGGCCCAGCCGACCTCCACCTCGTTTAAGTCAAAACGGTCTTGCATAAATCCGATTGCTCCCGACACGACAGCGGTATCGAAGCCGAATAATAAACCGCCAAGAGCGGCAATCATCGAAACGAGCGTAACAAACTTCATGCTTTTGCCATTGGCATTTGCAGTTAAGCTGCTCACTATATTTATTCCCCTTCCATGTGTGACTGCTTGAATAAATGGTTGTGTATTGAAACGAATCTCATTATATCACCGGATTGGAGGGGATTAGCGGGCATTCGTCAGCACTTATTTGTGTTGTTCCAGCATGGAAAAGCTGCTTGAACAGCTATAACGGAGAGAGCTTGAAGCGAATAGCATTTTATTAGTTTGCCAAAACAAAAAAGTCCATGCCCGACTGGCATGAACTCCCTGTATATCCTGATCATTTCGCTTGACTGCGGTATTCGGTCGGAGTAAGTCCGGTTACCCGTTTGAACACCCGGCTGAAATAATTCGGGTCCTTATAACCAACCTCGAAGCAAACCTCTTTCAAAGCTAGCTCATCGGCCGACGAGATCAGCTGCTTGGCTTTCTCGATTCGAAGCCCCGTCAAATAATCGATAAACGTCGCCCCAACCTGCTGCTTGAACACTTTGCTGAAATAATGGGGATTCAGATGGACATGTTCGGCTGTCTCCTCGAGCGACAATTCCTCCGTAAAATGAAGCCCGATGTACTGCTTGGCCTTATCCATCACATTAATCGTCTGCTGCTCCCGCTGCTCCCGGATCCGCTGCAGGGCGGAGATGACATAAGAACGTTGATCTTCCGAATCGGAGTGTTCGTCCGAGGAAGCGGGATTAGCAGTTGCTGCGGCAACGTTTGATCCCGTTCCTTGTACCACACCCTCGAAATCGCGCACCTCGCCGACATGCCGGTCAACGTCAGAAGCAAATACAGCCTCGAAATACGATTTGCGCCAGCCGCCAGCGCCCGATTGGACCGATCCGATTCCTACGGTAATCGGCAGCTGGAATTGCCTTTCGGCCAGACTGCACAGCTTTTCTCCAAATGGCTTGATACTTCGTTTCCATAAGGCATCGCTGGTATCATTGCGTATAAAAATAGCCATATGCAAGTCGATTAAGGAGCTGACAATGCAGGAGATCCCGTAGGTCTTGATGAAGCCGCGGAACGTTTCGTACAGCTTTTTCTTGTCCAGCGTATAAATCTGCTTCGGTAAGGCGACTACAACCGCGCAGCCCTCATCAAGCGGGAAGCTTAGCCAGTCGGACAGCTTCTCTTCATTCGCATCCAGCACCTGATCCACCATAAGCAGGAGGGACAGCTCATTTTCCACCAGCGGCTGCAGCTGGGATACTTTATCCCGCAAGTGCAGCTCTTCGGTCCGCTTGGATTTCTCGCGCTCCAGCTCCTCAATGAGCTGGTTCAAGGTCGAGGAGATCTGCTCGCGTCCGGCTGGCTTGACGATATATTCCTTTACGCCAAGCGACACCGCTTCTTTGGCATAGGCAAAAAAGTCATAAGCCGTCACCAGGATAAACTTGGTGTCCGGAAGCCTCGTTTTTATTTCCCGTATAGCCTGCAGACCTTGAATACCGGGCATATTAATATCCATCATAATGATGTGGGGGCGGAATTCTTCCGCCTGTTCAATGGCTCTTCGGCCATTATCCGCAAACGCGATTTGGAACCTGTCCGGCAGCATGCGGTGAATGAGATGCTCCAGTCCTTCGCGTTCCAGCGCTTCGTCATCGGCGATCAATAGACGGTACATCGTGATCCGGTCCTCCTTTCTGCTCTGCACCTGCATCGGATGGATTAGGCAGGAGGAGAATAACCGAGGTTCCCCGTCCTGGCTCGCTTTCGATACTTACAACATCCCGCCGGTTATAGAAAAGCCTTAGCCGCTTAATTACATTTCGCGTGCCAAAACCCATGGAGTTTTTCTTCGCGGGAGCGGGTTGGGCGGGCTCTTGCAGGGAAAGAAGCGCGTTGCTTTCCTCCATTGTCATTCCGGCACCGTTATCCCTAATGACTATACTAACGTTCTCGCCAGCTCTCTCCATAACAAGCTGAATTATTCCGCCGGACTCCATCCGTTCGACGCCGTGTACAAATGCGTTCTCCACAAGCGGCTGTATCGTCAGAGCGGGGATAAGCATATCCAGCACGGATTCGTCGATCTGCTGTCTGGTTTCTACACGGTTGCGGAACCTTGCCTGTTGAATCGTGAAGTACTCCCGGACATGCTTAAGCTCGTCGCCAAGCGTAACCGGGCGGTCCAACTGGCTTAAGTTATAACGGATAAGCTTGGACATGGACACAATAAGGTCGCTTGTCCGGTCGGCCCCTTCAAGCAGCGCAAGCTTGGACAGCACGTTTAGCGTATTGAACAAAAAATGCGGGTTGATCTGGCTTTGCAAAGCTTGAAGCTCCAGTTCTTTGACCAGACGCTCCGATTCCATGCGTTCCTTGTCCCGTCCCATCAAATCATTCAAATCTTTAATCATATGGCGGAACGCTTCCGACAGGATGCCAAGCTCATCATTCGAGCGTTCGGGAAGATAAGCTGTATCCAGCTGCCCTTTGGACAGATGCTGCGCCGTTTGCACGAGACGGTCTACCGGTTCCGTAATGCTTCTTGAAATCCACAACGCAACTACGATACTTAGCAGCGTATTAATGATAAATACGGCAGGCCCAAGCCAGTCCATTCGTACGATTTCCAATTGGATGCTCCGGTATACCGGTTCATAAGCGCTAAGCTCCAGGTCAATAAGGCGGCGTTCTTCCTCTCTTATAAAAGAGCTCGTCCGCTCCGTATCCTCATAGTAACTTAGCGCATCGTTTGGAACGGTAGACTTTTCAGCCGCTTGTACTTGCTCCGCCAGCGTCTGAAGCATATGAGCATATCCCTGCAGCACACCGGCAATGCCCAATTCCGTCCGCTGGCTTGCCAGCTTCTCGCTGATTCGCGCGAGTTCCGCCTGTTGCTGCCGAAGCGAAGCCCGGCCGTTGTCCTCGGGATTAAGCAGATACGTGTACAAGGCCCGCACATTCTCGTCGGCCGTTTGTGCCGACCGGGTATACAGCAGCATGCGGTCCATCATCGTATTATAGCTGTGCTGTACCGTTTTGGAGCTCTCGAACAGGAAGAACGTGACGCCGTTCGTCAGGAGCACCAGCAGCGGGATAAAGAGCAGCAGCTTTTTACGGAGTGTCATGGGGCTGAAACCTCCTTATCCGTAATGACGGAAATCGGAGTATATTGCTTGGATGTGACGTCTTGCCCCTGAGAATATTGATTCAGCAGCGATATCGCTTCATAACCCATTTGGGTGGGCTGCTGCACAATCGAAGCTTCGATCTGCTTCTTTCTAATAGCGGCCAGCGTATCCTCCAGGTCATCAAAAGCGAAGATTGTGACTCCGCCGGGTTTAACGCGGGCAACGGCTTCCGCCATGCCAATACCGTCAAGGGAGCTGAAGCCGACCATATAAGTGATCTCCGGATGCTCCTTTAACATTTGCTCAGCCTGCTGAGCCGCTTGAAGCCGGGAAATATTCGAAGCCCTTACTTCGGCAATAGACAGCCCCTTGTAGGTGTTAATGACCGATTGGAATCCTTCCAGGCGAAGCCGTTGGTTGGCGGCCTCTTTGCTGCCTACAAGGACGCCAATTACGCCGCTTGGTTCCTTCTGCCCGTCTTCAGCAATAAGGTGTCCCATCTCTTGACCGGCAAACGAATTGTTGGTGCCAACATAAGCGAGTCGTTTACTGCCGGGCTCATCCGTATCGACGGTAATGACCGGTATGCCAAGCTTGTTGGCTTTTTCGATTAAGGCTTTATCCCGCTCGCTTCCGATCCCCTGCATAATAATCCCGTCCATCTTGGAGGCTATCGCCTTCTCCAGCAGCTTCATCTGCTCCTCGGCGTTAATGCGGAACGGCCCCATATATTGCAGCTCCATCCGGTATTGACCGGCTGCTTTCATCGCTCCCTCTTCGACGGACCGCCAGAACGGATTGTCCAGCTCTTGCGAGATTAGGGCGATCTGCCGCCTGGTATGATCCTTGTCGCTTGCCTCCAGCGGGGTTACAAGATCTCTGATCCGCTCGGTAGACAAATAAAACTGGACCAGCACATAAGCAAAAATAATTAGTAATAGAAGGACGCCGATGTTCCATCTTCTTCGGTTGGCCATATGGCTTCTTAAGCTCTCCTCAGGTGTCTGAATAATAGCCACATTATACATGAACGGTCATTAAAGCCAAAATTAATCTAATTTCAATGTTCATGTTAGCAGGGGATTCCGGCATTTTGTGGAATTGATTTGAGTAGCGATCACTTTGACTTCGAAAAGGTGGAAAATATTCGAATGGACAAGCATGGTCATATAATGAAGCATAACTTTATGGAATCGATATGGAACAATATCCCCGACGGGATTGTCGTGATAGATTTGGATGAGAATATTCTTGATGTAAACCCGGGGTTTGTTGCCCTTCACGGATGGACGAGGGAAGAACTGATCGGCAGGCCTTGCTGCTTTACGCCGGTTCATCTTCTGGAAGAACGAAGATTAATGATCGAGAAGGCCAAGCTTGGCGAAAGCGTGCAGGGCCAGGAGACGTTTAAGCTTCGGAAAGACGGCACGATGCTCTACATTAGTCTAAGTCTTACAGCTCTAAGGGATGAGAGTGGGACTATTATCGGGGTTGTGGGATTCGAGAGGGATATCTCGGACCGGATTAAGATGGAAGCTTCCTTGTTTGAAGCGGAAAGCTTGTATAGTCATCTGGCTGACAGTGCGCTGGCCGGCGTGTTTGTCGGGCAGGGAGGCCGTATTTTGTACGCCAATCCTTACTTGGCGGCTCTTTACGGTTATACGAATGAGGAATTGCTGCAAGTTGAGTTGAATAAGTTAATGCTGCCCGGCGAGTTGGAAGTCGTTACGCGGGATGCGCAAGTAACCTTGATGGACCAGAAGCAAATCTACTTTCATTTCAACATTACGGGGGTTAAGAAGGACGGCTCCCCTGTCCACCTCGAAGGCAACTCCTGCCTGATCTCCTTTCAAGGAAAGCCGGCGCTGCTGGGCACGGTACAGGATATTACGATCAAGAAGGAAAAAGAGCGCTCCCTTCGCGATAGTGCCAACATGTATCAGCGCATTATCAAGTTTCTCCCCGAGCCTATTGTCCTGATCGACAATGGCGAGATCGTATATGCCAATAAGTTGGCGGTCAAGCTGATTGGCGCTGCCGATGATTCCGAGATGGTCGGGCGGCCTATCCTTGATTACGTCGATCCCGCTTATAGCGATGATCTGATGGATGTACTTTACAAAGTGATTCATACCGACGATCCCACGAATTTTATCGAAAATAAGCTGCTATGCAATGACGGCCAGACGATCGACGTTGAGATGTCGAGCATCCGGATTCATAATTACCGGGGGAAAATGGTGATTCTGACCGTTATCCGGGATTTGACGGACCGCAAGCGGTCGGAAGAGATGCTGGTCCGTTCCGAGAAGCTGTCGGTAATCGGACAGCTGGCAGCTGGGGTAGCGCATGAAATCCGAAATCCGTTAACCGCATTGAAGGGTTTCACCCAGCTGTTGAAATCCAAAGCGGAGGGGAATTCGTTCTATTATGACATCATGACCAATGAACTGGACCGGATCAATTTTATCGTGAATGAATTTATGACGCTTGCGAAGCCGCATTTCTCCAAATTTAGCACGCGAAGGCTGGATCATATTTTACATGCCGTTATTTCGATCCTGGAGACACAGGCGATTCTGATGAACGTATCGATCCGTACGGAGTTCGAGAACTGTATTCCGTCGATTTATTGCGATGAGAATCAACTGAAGCAGGTCTTTATCAATATTATAAAAAATGCAATAGAAGCGATGCCGCTTGGGGGACAGATTACGATTTCGGCGGCGATGGAGTCGGATCATGAGCGGGTGCGCCTGACGATCCGCGATGAAGGCATGGGAATTCCGGACGAGATTATCCGCCAAATCGGTCAGCCTTTTATTACGACCAAGGAGAAGGGGACGGGGCTGGGCCTTATGATCAGCTCGCGCATTATCGAGCAGCATCAAGGGCTGATGAACATATCAAGCGTTCCCGGCGAAGGGACAACGATCGAAATCATCCTGCCGTTAAATACGGAAGAGAAATGAATAGAAGGCTGGGCGACGATATCGCTCAGCCTTCTTGTCTTTTAAAGGGAAGAGACGGAGCGGCGGATAATCAGCTCCGCGGGCAGAACGATTTTTTTCCACGGTCCGGCTTCTTCTTTGTTCTGAATGCGGTCAATGAGCATTTGCATGCCCAGATAGCCGAATTGATAGGCCTGCTGCGCGGCAACCGTCATAAACGGATCAACCTCGGAATACGGGCCAAAATCATCAAAGCAGACGATGGAGATGTCTTCCGGAATCCGCATATTACGCTTTCTCAGCAGGCGGATGGCTTCGATCGCCAGGACATTGTTGCCGGCTACGACAGCCGTCGGGAGCGGGTCAAGCGAATCCAGCCAGGCTTCCATCTCAGACAGATCGGTACGCGGACCGTAACTAGTCTCAAAGACGATGCTCCCGTCATAGGTCAATCCGTTCAGGATCAGCGCTTCCTTATAGCCTTCAAGACGCAGTCTTGCGCTTGAGATCGTATCCGATCCGTTCACCATGGCAATGCGGCGATGGCCCTGCTTGGCAAGATGGTTAACCAGCTGGCGGGCGCCTTCCTTGCTGTCCCCAAGCACGATGTCGCATTCGACTCCCGGCACTTCGCGGTCCAGCAAGACAAACGGAATGTTATGCCGTTGCAGCGATTCGAGATGGGGCAGAGACGGATCTCCGGCCGGGGCAATCAACACGCCGTCCACCCGGGTAGTCAGAATGGTGTTAATATAATCGGCTTCCTTCTCCAGACTTTCGTCGCTGTTGCCGAACAGCAGTCGGTAGCCGTTTTTTGTTGCGGCATCTTCGGCTCCCCGGGACAGCGTTGTATAGAACGGGTTCGTTATATCGGTAATAAGCAGGAACAAGCTCCGGGTCTGCTGCAAGACCAGGCTGCGGGCCATCTGGTTGGGTACGTAGTTCAGCTCTTCCATCACCTTTTTGACCCGGGCTCTTGTCTTCTCGCTTATTCTGCCTGTGTTATTGATAACTCTAGAAACGGTCATCGCGGATACATTAGCTTTCTCCGCAATATCATAGATTGTAACCATACCTACTGCTCCTCATCGACAATTCATGCTTTTATTTTACAAGAGAAAACGATTGACAGCAACAGGACGCCTTGATAAATTAGAGTTATCGGTAACATTTTATTTGCTAGTTTCGTTATTATTCATTCATTTGGAGGGGTATTTATGACGGACATCGCTTATCGCTTTCAGAATGGTTTTCCGAAGATCGGGATTCGCCCGACGATAGACGGACGCCGCAAGGGCGTTCGCGAATCGCTTGAGGTTCAAACGATGAATATGGCTAGATCGGTCGCGAATCTGATCGCCGAGAATTTGCGTTACCCGAACGGGGAACCGGTACAATGCGTCATTGCGGATACAACAATCGGCGGGGTGGCGGAAGCTGCGGCATGCGCGGACAAATTCGCCCGCGAGAATGTTGGGGTATCGATAACGGTTACGCCTTGCTGGTGTTACGGCACGGAAACGATGGATATGAACGCTTCCATCCCGAATGCGGTGTGGGGCTTTAACGGAACGGAGCGCCCAGGTGCGGTTTATTTGGCTGCTGTTCTTGCTGGATACGCGCAAAAAGGCATTCCGGCATTCGGTATTTACGGCGAGGAAGTTCAGGAAGCCTCCGATACGTCGATTCCAGGCGATGTGCGGGGCAAGCTGCTTTCCTTTGCTAGAGCGGGTCTTGCGGTAGCTTATATGCGGGGCAAATCGTATTTGTCGATGGGCTCGGTCTCGATGGGTATCGCGGGCTCAATTGTAAGCGATTCCTTTTTCCAGGAATACCTCGGGATGCGTACGGAATACATCGATATGTCCGAGTTTGTCCGCCGTTTCGAGGAAGAGATTTACGATACGGCCGAATTTGAGCGAGCGCTGGCCTGGGTGAAGGAGAACTGTGTCGAGGGTTCGGACAATAACCCGGAAGCGATTCAAACCTCCCGCGAGAAGAAGGATCAGGACTGGGAGACCGTTGTCAAAATGACGATGATCGCCCGCGACCTGATGATCGGCAATCCGCGCCTTGCGGAGCTTGGCTTCGGTGAAGAAGCGATGGGCCATAACGCGGTTGTGTCCGGCTTCCAAGGTCAACGCCAGTGGACGGACCATTTCCCGAACGGCGACTTTATGGAAGCGATTCTGAACTCCTCCTTTGACTGGAACGGCATCCGCCCTCCGTTTATTGTGGCAACAGAGAACGACAGCCTGAACGGCGTTGTTATGCTGTTTGGCTATCTGTTGACGAATACGCCGCAAATTTTTGCGGATGTGCGCACTTACTGGAGCCCGGCTTCCGTTGAGCGGGTAACGGGACATAAGCTTGAAGGCCATGCGGCTAACGGCATTTTGCATTTGCTTAACTCGGGCTCGGCAACGCTCGACGGTACCGGCGAGCAGAAGCTGGACGGCCAGCCGGCGATGAAGCCGTTCTGGGATATTACGGAAGAAGAAGCGGCGGCATGCCTTGCGGCTACTTCTTGGAGACCGGCAGGCGTGGAATATTTCCGAGGCGGCGGCTTCTCCTCCGACTTCTTGTCGCGCGGAGGCATGCCGATGACGATGTCCCGAATCAATTTCGTTAAAGGCGTTGGCCCGGTTCTGCAAATTGCGGAGGGCTACTCCGTCGAGCTGCCAAGCGATGTGCATGACAAGCTCGATAAACGGACGGATCCAACATGGCCAACGACTTGGTTCGCTCCGACTCTTACGGGCAAAGGCGCCTTTACTTCCGTTTACGACGTGATGGACAACTGGGGAGCCAACCACGGTTCGATCAGCTTCGGCCATATCGGCGCAGAGCTGATTACGCTTGCTTCGATGCTGCGTATTCCGGTTAATATGCATAACGTTCCGGAGGAGAGCATTTTCCGTCCGCGGGCATGGGGACTATTCGGCACTAACGACAAAGAGGCGGCGGACTACCGTGCTTGTTCGAACTTCGGGCCATTGTACAAGTAAAGACCATGCTTTCGA
This region of Paenibacillus sp. JDR-2 genomic DNA includes:
- a CDS encoding glycoside hydrolase family 32 protein — protein: MDRYRPRYHFTAPRNWMNDPNGPFQLNGEYHLFYQHNPSKPEWGDIHWGHAASRDLVNWTHLPAGMAPSYELGESHCFSGCSVVNDGEVTLFYTSIGEGERNATTGAQQWMARGTDLRTWHKPDINPVLTLDLHGDLEIRDWRDPYVWKTEDGWRMILGGIHEEKGCAFIYRSEDLEKWSFQGIFYKGEEWIWECPHLFRFGDKAVLFYSPSGPVRYLSGTISGDKLIDVQKHGTVDHGGWEGYYASTGFVDENGRRIVHGWIPEGSRGEEFPENLDWAGALALPRVVDLKANGALSMTPVPEVETLRGENYSFKDLAVGQTPVLTGVQSTSFECLLEIDRKSIEAAALTVSVFASACGKEHTDVRLDLASNTIAIDRSNSSLLPKVHKTPIQGELPAADGTDPIKLRIFADQSIVEVFVDDETCLTTRVYPTLEDNSGIQLRADSGEAVVCSLQIWEMKAAEIK
- a CDS encoding aspartate/glutamate racemase family protein yields the protein MKIGCLHAHYSNIEYIEASIGSKAELIHFVDPGLMMGMEEGFNHVKVKEKAVDQINWIAQSGVDAILITCTSYIALLEEVETNLPIIKLDEPFFNEICKITQSQILLFTNPATVEGTMKRLTKFASSHGYQLPDIEVKVIENAFQLIMQGQKTEYADEVYKFIEKMLHSEQDKILAVAQLSMVKAAERVAREFNISITNPLAPLAAYVSSKDRSN
- a CDS encoding sugar porter family MFS transporter codes for the protein MSSLTANANGKSMKFVTLVSMIAALGGLLFGFDTAVVSGAIGFMQDRFDLNEVEVGWAVSSLIIGCIVGAGFSGVLSDRFGRKKVLIAAAALFIIGSIGSAIPDTFSMYIVARMIGGLGIGITSTLCPLYNAEIAPAKYRGRLVALNQFATVTGIFLVYFVNSGIAGYGDDAWDIANAWRWMFGIGVVPGVIFFVLLFLVPESPRWLIKQGRSEQALHILLRIHGEEEAKQEVLDIKASFAEEKGSSLKEIFRPGIRLALIVGVVLAVLQQVTGINAVMYYAPEIFKSMGSGTDSSLLQTILIGLVNFLFTILAIWLIDKVGRKVLLLVGSSVMTICLAVIGIAFHTGHTTGSLVLIFILIYVAAFAVSLGPVVWVVLSEIFPNRVRGRATAIASMALWIADYVVSQSFPPMLESAGPSVTFWIFGAMSLITFLFTMRVVPETKGKSLEEIEASWSK
- a CDS encoding response regulator yields the protein MYRLLIADDEALEREGLEHLIHRMLPDRFQIAFADNGRRAIEQAEEFRPHIIMMDINMPGIQGLQAIREIKTRLPDTKFILVTAYDFFAYAKEAVSLGVKEYIVKPAGREQISSTLNQLIEELEREKSKRTEELHLRDKVSQLQPLVENELSLLLMVDQVLDANEEKLSDWLSFPLDEGCAVVVALPKQIYTLDKKKLYETFRGFIKTYGISCIVSSLIDLHMAIFIRNDTSDALWKRSIKPFGEKLCSLAERQFQLPITVGIGSVQSGAGGWRKSYFEAVFASDVDRHVGEVRDFEGVVQGTGSNVAAATANPASSDEHSDSEDQRSYVISALQRIREQREQQTINVMDKAKQYIGLHFTEELSLEETAEHVHLNPHYFSKVFKQQVGATFIDYLTGLRIEKAKQLISSADELALKEVCFEVGYKDPNYFSRVFKRVTGLTPTEYRSQAK
- a CDS encoding sensor histidine kinase, which produces MTLRKKLLLFIPLLVLLTNGVTFFLFESSKTVQHSYNTMMDRMLLYTRSAQTADENVRALYTYLLNPEDNGRASLRQQQAELARISEKLASQRTELGIAGVLQGYAHMLQTLAEQVQAAEKSTVPNDALSYYEDTERTSSFIREEERRLIDLELSAYEPVYRSIQLEIVRMDWLGPAVFIINTLLSIVVALWISRSITEPVDRLVQTAQHLSKGQLDTAYLPERSNDELGILSEAFRHMIKDLNDLMGRDKERMESERLVKELELQALQSQINPHFLFNTLNVLSKLALLEGADRTSDLIVSMSKLIRYNLSQLDRPVTLGDELKHVREYFTIQQARFRNRVETRQQIDESVLDMLIPALTIQPLVENAFVHGVERMESGGIIQLVMERAGENVSIVIRDNGAGMTMEESNALLSLQEPAQPAPAKKNSMGFGTRNVIKRLRLFYNRRDVVSIESEPGRGTSVILLLPNPSDAGAEQKGGPDHDVPSIDRR
- a CDS encoding substrate-binding domain-containing protein, coding for MANRRRWNIGVLLLLIIFAYVLVQFYLSTERIRDLVTPLEASDKDHTRRQIALISQELDNPFWRSVEEGAMKAAGQYRMELQYMGPFRINAEEQMKLLEKAIASKMDGIIMQGIGSERDKALIEKANKLGIPVITVDTDEPGSKRLAYVGTNNSFAGQEMGHLIAEDGQKEPSGVIGVLVGSKEAANQRLRLEGFQSVINTYKGLSIAEVRASNISRLQAAQQAEQMLKEHPEITYMVGFSSLDGIGMAEAVARVKPGGVTIFAFDDLEDTLAAIRKKQIEASIVQQPTQMGYEAISLLNQYSQGQDVTSKQYTPISVITDKEVSAP